From one Magnolia sinica isolate HGM2019 chromosome 18, MsV1, whole genome shotgun sequence genomic stretch:
- the LOC131233603 gene encoding probable calcium-binding protein CML23 → MVWSQSLHFSPLGKWVTTIFHQLKRKCKIKKPKRLSNGFDWFSSSFAAMEISNQLKQVFKLIDTNGDGKISPLELREVLVCLGHDKSKAAKEAEGMVKEMDCNGDGFIDLEEFMEVVEGRTENGCGSKDDLMDAFLVFDSDRNGFISAQELQRVLISLGYKKCSLDDCFLMIRGVDSNGDGLVDFDEFRSMMTKRTG, encoded by the coding sequence atggttTGGTCTCAAAGCCTCCATTTCAGCCCTCTAGGCAAGTGGGTCACAACCATCTTCCACCAACTGAAGAGAAAATGCAAGATTAAAAAGCCCAAGAGATTATCCAACGGCTTCGATTGGTTCTCTTCGTCATTCGCTGCAATGGAGATTTCAAACCAGCTCAAGCAAGTCTTCAAGCTCATTGATACGAATGGAGACGGCAAGATATCACCCTTAGAGCTCCGGGAAGTGCTTGTGTGCCTGGGACACGACAAGTCCAAGGCCGCCAAGGAAGCTGAGGGCATGGTGAAAGAGATGGATTGCAACGGCGACGGTTTCATCGACTTGGAAGAGTTTATGGAGGTCGTGGAAGGGAGGACCGAAAATGGGTGCGGCAGCAAAGACGATCTCATGGATGCATTCCTCGTCTTCGATTCTGATAGGAACGGTTTCATATCAGCCCAGGAGTTGCAAAGAGTCCTTATCAGCCTTGGTTATAAAAAATGCAGTCTCGACGACTGTTTTCTAATGATTAGAGGCGTTGATAGCAATGGAGATGGGCTTGTCGATTTTGATGAATTCCGTTCAATGATGACCAAACGCACCGGTTGA